A single region of the Brassica rapa cultivar Chiifu-401-42 chromosome A03, CAAS_Brap_v3.01, whole genome shotgun sequence genome encodes:
- the LOC103856441 gene encoding disease resistance protein TAO1 isoform X5, translating to MDSSFFLTTVAAAIGLFILTTVAAAIGLFTLLRKLRLHQDDNREKDSSSSSPSSSLSPSPVPPPSSSRIWTHHVFPSFRGEDVRKDFLSHIQMEFQRKGITPFIDNEIKRRDDIGPELIRAIRGSKIAIILLSRNYASSKWCLDELVEIMKCREELGQTVMAIFYRVDPSDVKKLAGDFGRVFKKTCAGRTKENIERWRQALAKVATIAGYHSSNWDNEAAMIKKIATDISDMLNNFTPSNDFDGLVGMGAHLEKMEPLLCLGSDEVRMIGIWGPPGIGKTTIARVAYSKLSNNFQLSVFMDDLKANYTRLCSDDYSLKLQLQQQFMSQITNQKDMVVSHLGVASNRLKDKKVLVVLDGVDQRHKVKIQHRG from the exons ATGGATTCTTCTTTTTTCCTTACCACTGTTGCTGCTGCAATAGGTCTGTTTATCCTTACCACTGTTGCTGCTGCAATAGGTCTCTTTACTCTTTTGAGAAAACTTAGATTACATCAAGATGATAACAGAGAAAaggattcttcttcttcatcaccttcatcttctttgtctcCTTCACCAGTTCCTCCACCTTCTTCTTCTCGCATCTGGACGCATCATGTCTTTCCCAGCTTCCGCGGGGAAGATGTCCGCAAAGACTTTCTTAGCCACATTCAGATGGAGTTCCAAAGAAAAGGAATCACACCATTCATTGATAATGAAATTAAAAGAAGAGATGATATTGGTCCGGAGCTCATCAGGGCCATTAGAGGATCTAAGATTGCAATTATCTTGCTCTCTAGGAACTATGCCTCCTCAAAATGGTGTCTTGATGAACTGGTGGAGATTATGAAGTGCAGAGAAGAGTTGGGTCAAACTGTAATGGCTATTTTCTACAGAGTGGATCCATCTGATGTGAAAAAGCTAGCAGGAGATTTTGGGAGAGTCTTTAAAAAAACTTGTGCTGGTAGAACGAAGGAAAACATTGAGAGATGGAGACAAGCTTTGGCAAAAGTGGCCACAATCGCTGGCTATCATTCAAGCAACTG GGATAATGAAGCGGCCATGATCAAGAAAATCGCCACTGATATCTCGGACATGCTGAATAATTTCACACCATCAAATGATTTTGACGGGTTAGTTGGGATGGGAGCTCATTTGGAAAAGATGGAGCCATTGTTATGCCTAGGCTCAGATGAGGTGAGGATGATTGGGATTTGGGGTCCTCCTGGGATTGGGAAGACCACAATCGCTAGAGTCGCATACAGCAAACTCTCCAACAATTTTCAACTGAGTGTCTTTATGGATGATCTCAAAGCAAACTATACAAGACTGTGTTCAGATGACTACAGCTTAAAGTTGCAACTACAACAACAATTTATGTCTCAGATAACCAACCAAAAGGATATGGTGGTTTCTCATTTGGGAGTTGCGTCAAATAGGTTGAAGGACAAGAAAGTTCTTGTTGTTCTTGATGGTGTGGACCAG